The following are from one region of the Aspergillus luchuensis IFO 4308 DNA, chromosome 4, nearly complete sequence genome:
- a CDS encoding uncharacterized protein (COG:K;~EggNog:ENOG410PPR1;~InterPro:IPR000232,IPR027725,IPR036390,IPR036388;~PFAM:PF00447;~go_function: GO:0003700 - DNA-binding transcription factor activity [Evidence IEA];~go_function: GO:0043565 - sequence-specific DNA binding [Evidence IEA];~go_process: GO:0006355 - regulation of transcription, DNA-templated [Evidence IEA]) — protein MSGLADPPSRSPLILTAIDAPGKTRKIPVLASSVPPSSQSTGDPMEVTPPASGAAPPIHSSPDSDRAGASNTTATSNGSTEPSNVNHHAAPTQAIGAAAAAQQPKVVQTAFIHKLYNMLEDPSIQHLISWSSTNDSFVMSPTSEFSKVLAQYFKHTNISSFVRQLNMYGFHKVSDVFHTGSPDSALWEFKHGNGNFKRGDLVGLREIKRRASRHALIHRDSFPGHKAAASQPGTPAEPVPDVTESRLMNLEHSMYDLHARLRNAEEGNATLNARCQSMAESLTRCYHWTHSISRFLQGMIPDRESLLYRDVASMQAELEKHLEAVRALEHPPDPYLAVRQPYVTGISGDAGPPLSPRQMPPEESRRPSMLDPSRTGMIRPPVPPHLAVSPRRYGSIGAGNSSPSYNRPQVPAVVTPQQPMPHPLSSVSSPPGPNLARRHTSADIRQHGWPPPGVSPFPSAHPPQPTNPWSPSRHRTPTSSEQSVRDVLAQYEMGAPRRLQEHRHPTPPLHPDQNPPTDNGWSLGPRFPRHESSLPATRRSSMASNVHSLLNPADTAERPDEDQHAMADDRKRKRLE, from the exons ATGAGCGGTCTCGCCGATCCCCCGTCCAGAAGTCCGCTTATCCTCACTGCTATCGATGCGCCCGGCAAAACCCGCAAGATTCCTGTCCTTGCCTCCTCCGTTCCTCCCTCCAGCCAGTCCACCGGTGATCCCATGGAGGTTACTCCTCCTGCCTCGGGCGCTGCGCCCCCCATCCATAGCAGTCCCGATAGCGATCGGGCGGGCGCAagcaacaccaccgccacctccaATGGCTCTACTGAACCTTCCAATGTGAACCACCATGCCGCTCCCACTCAAGCCATCggtgcggctgctgctgctcagcaGCCAAAGGTCGTTCAGACGGCCTTTATTCATAAGCTCTACAA TATGCTAGAGGATCCCAGTATTCAGCACCTCATCTCGTGGTCGAGTACGAATGATAGCTTCGTCATGTCCCCGACTTCCGAATTCTCCAAAGTCCTGGC TCAATACTTCAAGCACACCAACATTTCGTCCTTCGTCAGGCAGCTGAATATGTACGGATTTCATAAAG TGAGCGATGTATTCCACACCGGTTCGCCAGACTCCGCTCTGTGGGAGTTTAAACATGGGAATGGCAACTTCAAGCGCGGAGATCTTGTGGGTTTGCGAGAGATCAAGCGGCGCGCATCCCGTCATGCATTGATCCATCGCGACTCATTTCCTGGTCACAAGGCCGCCGCCTCCCAGCCTGGCACCCCCGCTGAGCCAGTTCCCGATGTCACCGAGTCCCGCTTGATGAACCTGGAGCACTCTATGTATGACTTGCATGCTCGTCTACGGAACGCCGAAGAAGGAAATGCGACCCTTAATGCAAGATGTCAATCCATGGCCGAGAGCTTAACCAGGTGTTATCAC TGGACTCACTCAATTTCACGTTTCCTCCAAGGCATGATCCCCGATCGCGAGAGCCTTCTGTATCGAGACG TGGCCTCCATGCAGGCGGAATTGGAGAAGCACCTCGAGGCTGTGCGGGCCCTGGAGCATCCTCCGGACCCATACTTGGCCGTCCGACAACCCTACGTCACCGGCATTTCTGGCGATGCAGGTCCGCCGCTGTCGCCGCGCCAAATGCCCCCGGAAGAGAGTCGCCGCCCATCAATGCTGGACCCCTCGAGGACCGGTATGATTCGGCCCCCTGTCCCCCCTCATCTGGCCGTCTCTCCGCGGCGGTACGGGTCAATTGGCGCTGGAAATTCTTCCCCCAGCTACAATCGTCCGCAAGTGCCAGCGGTCGTCACTCCGCAGCAACCTATGCCTCATCCTCTTTCGTCCGTATCCTCTCCGCCTGGGCCCAATCTTGCGCGCCGGCACACTTCGGCGGACATTAGACAGCATGGCTGGCCGCCACCGGGAGTGTCGCCATTCCCTTCCGCACACCCCCCGCAGCCAACGAATCCCTGGTCTCCCTCTCGACACCGGACTCCGACGTCAAGTGAACAATCGGTCCGAGATGTGTTAGCCCAGTATGAAATGGGTGCACCGCGGCGTCTGCAGGAACATCGACACCCAACTCCCCCTTTGCACCCCGATCAGAACCCCCCAACCGATAACGGCTGGTCTTTGGGACCTAGATTCCCTCGACACGAATCGTCTTTGCCAGCAACTCGACGTTCCAGCATGGCCAGCAATGTTCATTCGCTTCTGAACCCGGCTGATACCGCTGAGAGGCCGGACGAAGACCAGCATGCTATGGCCGATGATCGGAAACGGAAGCGATTGGAATAA
- a CDS encoding uncharacterized protein (COG:S;~EggNog:ENOG410PPDR), translated as MKDPAPSQDDPQQRTSQRMSYQAPTRASLARSHPTLLETENNKSPAKIMQKPNQARTRALGLRDRKALRPSLTSTASPLGSLKGSKQSPASSLSGRRSSGLAAFAAPPRRVSTRITASDLVFRSPSASQQSTEKLPPPTDTPENQLASELDSATGDIDANEALPQPSFQDILDEPDLPPTPTQLGLERPPGRPKGLLSSSPSSQQGKWGKRRNTDGREQSPSKLRKVDYGEAGESADSGLLLDRTSLPEEILTKRKLKNKLTSKLQQLRNEISELETWSKDLAQDDAGDERDLTGLITLLAATGPPQSTSTASGESSISSLISSLLPFATKGPPKPPPEAPPVNPFALGEQAQTEAYLTALAPLQLTAYSETIPNSTPDLVLERHTLQFSAPPPFPSNRYKVSVTFDVNPEKQTFVSISFASQANGEDTRTPEDLRRWVNTRLANPLLKLDVTGLCWGINRYWEAMVSRAELWLHMEEQHAELISGHAKRDHVTKLKSARSQPFGMSELRQILPHLERTSMLFESKSGLLKVLVSCRLILDEWTSEPQLAPGLSVSLLSESDSGSRRKVDQESKRLFQSILNPNENNQAGSSGSGVPAGAILRATDCVLRALLGTNSKK; from the exons ATGAAAGACCCCGCGCCTTCTCAGGATGACCCCCAGCAGCGCACCAGTCAACGGATGTCCTACCAAGCTCCCACTAGAGCGAGCTTAGCCAGATCGCATCCCACCCTTCTCGAGACTGAGAATAATAAATCCCCGGCGAAAATTATGCAGAAACCGAATCAAGCCCGAACAAGAGCGCTCGGTCTACGAGACCGCAAGGCCCTGAGACCGTCCTTGACCTCGACTGCTAGCCCTCTGGGCTCTCTCAAGGGTAGCAAGCAGTCGCCTGCATCATCCCTTTCTGGCCGTCGCTCTAGCGGCCTGGCCGCTTTTGCAGCGCCTCCAAGGCGAGTCTCAACAAGAATTACTGCCTCCGATCTAGTGTTCCGGTCTCCGTCTGCATCCCAACAGAGCACAGAAAAATTACCACCACCTACCGATACCCCGGAAAACCAATTGGCATCAGAACTGGACAGCGCGACCGGTGATATAGATGCGAATGAGGCTTTACCACAGCCGTCATTCCAGGACATCCTAGACGAGCCAGATCTGCCACCGACGCCGACCCAGTTGGGCCTGGAACGGCCTCCCGGGCGGCCAAAAGGACTTCTAAGCAGCAGCCCAAGCTCGCAACAGGGAAagtgggggaaaagaaggaatacAGATGGTCGAGAACAAAGCCCGTCAAAGCTGAGGAAAGTCGACTATGGCGAAGCAGGAGAATCCGCGGATTCAGGCCTCTTGTTGGATCGGACTTCCTTACCGGAGGAGATCTTGACGAAGCGTAAATTGAAGAACAAACTCACTTCTAAACTACAGCAACTGAGGAACGAAATCTCGGAATTGGAGACGTGGTCGAAAGACCTGGCGCAAGATGATGCCGGTGATGAGCGAGATTTGACCGGGTTAAT TACTTTGTTAGCAGCAACGGGTCCTCCTCAATCGACCTCAACGGCCTCAGGCGAATCCTCCATATCGTCTCTCATCTCTTCGTTGCTCCCTTTTGCCACCAAGGGACCCCCGAAACCCCCACCCGAGGCCCCTCCAGTGAACCCGTTTGCGCTTGGAGAGCAGGCGCAAACAGAAGCATATCTAACAGCCCTTGCGCCGTTACAGCTTACGGCCTACTCTGAAACCATACCTAATTCCACGCCTGATCTTGTCTTAGAGAGACATACTCTTCAGTTTTCCGCCCcgcctcccttcccttccaaccgCTACAAAGTATCTGTAACCTTCGACGTCAACCCAGAAAAACAAACCTTCGTCTCCATATCATTTGCTTCACAGGCGAATGGAGAAGATACAAGGACTCCAGAGGATCTACGGCGTTGGGTCAACACCAGGCTTGCCAATCCGTTGCTTAAGCTAGATGTCACAGGTCTGTGCTGGGGCATTAACCGATACTGGGAGGCTATGGTATCGCGTGCTGAGTTATGGTTACATATGGAGGAACAACATGCAGAACTGATTAGTGGACATGCGAAACGGGACCATGTGACTAAACTGAAAAGCGCAAGGTCGCAACCCTTTGGCATGTCAGAACTGCGTCAAATTCTCCCGCACCTCGAGCGCACGTCTATGCTCTTCGAATCCAAGAGCGGCTTACTGAAAGTTCTTGTATCATGCCGATTAATACTGGACGAGTGGACAAGTGAGCCACAACTAGCACCGGGACTCAGCGTTTCTCTGTTATCCGAGTCCGACAGCGGCTCCAGGCGCAAGGTGGATCAGGAATCCAAACGGCTGTTCCAGTCCATCTTGAATCCGAACGAGAACAACCAAGCTggaagcagcggcagcggagTCCCTGCTGGCGCAATTCTAAGAGCTACAGACTGCGTCTTGCGCGCTTTGCTAGGCACTAACTCCAAGAAATGA
- a CDS encoding oxidoreductase-like domain-containing protein (COG:S;~EggNog:ENOG410PP4M;~InterPro:IPR039251,IPR019180;~PFAM:PF09791): MDAPCLAIRSPLLRRCHVCLSGSRIPDASRLTRPRAVTPFIRRSSTRRYATVQDTQADSLNDSKSRQAHPLSGYYYDILSTRSPYRHHATTDTKTEEPKPEAQTPQEKMAIVFGTRLAGPGRSSRYDPGSAPDKTWKTINGVAIPPRPEEPDNCCMSGCVHCVWDDFRDELEDWAFRLEQAKAKGATKSDASDTRHTPRAEVRSASMSMDDDGGGSETNWSAPTSDDDLFASIPVGIREFMKTEKKLKQRHQQESA, from the coding sequence ATGGACGCTCCTTGTCTGGCGATTCGTTCGCCCCTCCTCAGACGTTGTCATGTCTGTCTTTCCGGTTCGCGCATACCCGATGCATCTCGCTTGACCCGACCACGTGCCGTCACCCCATTCATTCGCCGCTCCAGCACCCGCAGATATGCCACCGTCCAAGACACACAGGCGGACAGTTTGAATGACTCCAAGTCTCGTCAAGCGCATCCGCTATCGGGGTATTACTACGATATTTTGTCCACTCGCTCACCCTACCGACACCACGCAACAACCGATACCAAGACTGAAGAGCCCAAGCCAGAGGCGCAAACACCACAGGAAAAGATGGCCATTGTCTTCGGCACTCGGTTAGCTGGTCCCGGCAGGTCCTCACGCTACGATCCGGGCTCCGCACCGGATAAGACATGGAAAACCATAAACGGGGTGGCCATCCCTCCTCGACCGGAGGAGCCCGACAATTGCTGCATGAGTGGCTGTGTCCACTGCGTATGGGACGATTTCCGAGACGAGCTGGAGGACTGGGCCTTCAGGCTTGAACAAGCCAAGGCGAAGGGTGCGACCAAAAGTGATGCCTCGGATACGCGGCATACCCCACGAGCGGAAGTCCGCTCAGCTAGCATGAGCatggatgacgatggtggtggcagtgAGACCAATTGGTCGGCGCCTACTTCGGACGATGACTTGTTCGCGAGTATTCCTGTGGGGATTCGAGAGTTCATGAAAACGGAGAAGAAACTGAAGCAACGGCATCAGCAGGAATCAGCGTGA
- a CDS encoding uncharacterized protein (COG:S;~EggNog:ENOG410PWDP), producing MSQDPDSQLSQGSLAPPAEITGPATPMQRASLSASPDLSVGAGLPVSHSDQSKSLSPSLPSSDMTPPPSSQIPGAPRQRSRSTSSSLLASPPDMQKTLCVAYGASENLPTADDLDTADESKLRTMAKDLLSVAQEARMSALHFKLQNSLLSFTSNEAIKRAEVEHQLARREVEIIQSSEYRSRHCQPEIKAVQQISNVELEIALKRNQELGRVNATLDRRLRRAKKLIEQEKERSDLLEEENKLLKERIRDNRKHFSQMIEHGPMSPSPQREMQASQRRPVPHYVEHDDHQMNGSDSHDPFAQLLAADRVLNRGSPSVTSTPHRNRTYKQHNDGQMRGNHTLASVPVTPSRARMASGGNQYNTPGRESHDSHRDRDSTISASDIEEAETEEDIPASEAGALASSMLRPHAFSNRRESRGIANAPKSSTLLQTKLFGQVRKSGVERPSTGLKRKASFDGASSKKMKAEERVGLGIDTWNK from the coding sequence ATGTCGCAAGATCCTGATTCTCAGCTCTCGCAAGGCTCCCTTGCCCCTCCTGCAGAGATCACCGGCCCCGCAACGCCCATGCAACGTGCAAGTCTGTCTGCATCCCCAGACCTGAGTGTAGGCGCTGGACTGCCAGTATCACATTCCGACCAGAGTAAATCTTTATCACCCTCGTTACCTTCATCTGATATGACGccgccaccatcatcgcAAATTCCCGGAGCCCCGCGCCAACGGTCAAGATCTACTTCGAGCTCCTTGCTAGCTTCTCCTCCCGATATGCAAAAGACCCTCTGTGTTGCCTATGGCGCCTCAGAAAACCTTCCTACTGCCGATGATCTCGATACCGCCGATGAGTCGAAGCTCCGAACGATGGCAAAAGACCTGTTGAGTGTTGCCCAAGAGGCTCGCATGTCAGCTTTGCACTTCAAGCTACAAAATAGTCTGCTATCGTTTACTAGTAACGAAGCTATCAAGCGTGCCGAGGTAGAGCATCAGCTTGCTAGAAGAGAGGTCGAAATCATTCAGAGCTCTGAGTATCGCAGCCGTCATTGCCAACCTGAAATCAAAGCAGTGCAGCAGATTTCTAATGTGGAGCTAGAGATTGCCCTTAAGCGCAATCAAGAGCTTGGAAGAGTAAATGCCACACTTGATCGGCGGCTGCGTCGGGCTAAGAAGCTAATCGagcaagagaaggagaggtcAGACCTtcttgaggaagagaacaagTTGCTGAAAGAGCGTATCAGAGATAACCGGAAGCATTTCTCTCAGATGATTGAACATGGTCCAATGTCACCCAGCCCCCAGAGAGAAATGCAAGCTTCTCAGAGGAGGCCTGTACCACACTATGTGGAGCACGATGACCATCAGATGAACGGTAGCGATAGCCATGACCCGTTTGCGCAACTCCTTGCTGCCGACCGTGTCCTCAATCGAGGATCGCCGAGTGTCACATCCACACCACACCGGAACCGTACTTATAAGCAGCATAATGATGGCCAGATGCGTGGAAACCACACACTCGCCTCCGTTCCCGTAACACCGTCTCGTGCTCGGATGGCCTCTGGAGGGAACCAATATAACACACCGGGCAGGGAGTCTCATGATAGCCACCGTGATCGAGACAGCACTATATCGGCGTCCGACATCGAGGAAGCTGAGACGGAGGAAGACATCCCTGCATCAGAGGCTGGAGCTCTTGCTAGCAGCATGCTTCGTCCCCACGCTTTCAGCAACCGCCGTGAGAGCCGAGGCATCGCGAATGCACCCAAGTCCAGCACACTGTTGCAGACCAAATTGTTTGGCCAAGTGAGGAAGTCAGGTGTTGAGCGTCCATCGACTGGTCTTAAACGCAAGGCGAGTTTTGATGGTGCGTCTTCGAAGAAAATGaaagcggaggagagggtgggtcTCGGCATTGACACCTGGAATAAATAA
- the RPL13 gene encoding 60S ribosomal protein eL13 (COG:J;~EggNog:ENOG410PFGM;~InterPro:IPR001380,IPR018256;~PFAM:PF01294;~go_component: GO:0005840 - ribosome [Evidence IEA];~go_function: GO:0003735 - structural constituent of ribosome [Evidence IEA];~go_process: GO:0006412 - translation [Evidence IEA]), protein MAIKHNNQILNQHFHKDWQRRVRVHFDQPGRKHRRREARLAKAAAVAPRPVDQLRPVVRCPTVKYNRRVRAGRGFTLAELKEAGIPKKLARTVGIAVDHRRVNYSKESLVANVARLQDYKARLILFPRKSGQFKKLDSSAEEVNAAKAAFAEGKTEGFATRVGGALPIKNATLAEAVTEVKRDDLPKGEEAAYRRLREARSEARYKGIREKRAKAKADEESAAKK, encoded by the exons ATG GCGATCAAGCACAACAACCAGATTCTCAACCAGC ACTTCCACAAGGACTGGCAGCGTCGTGTCCGCGTGCACTTCGACCAG CCTGGCCGCAAGCACCGCCGTCGTGAGGCCCGTCTCGCTAAGGCCGCCGCTGTTGCTCCTCGTCCGGTTGACCAGCTGCGCCCCGTTGTGCGCTGCCCTACCGTCAAGTACAACCGCCGTGTCCGTGCTGGCCGTGGTTTCACCCTCGCTGAGCTGAAG GAAGCTGGTATCCCCAAGAAGCTCGCTCGCACCGTCGGTATCGCCGTTGACCACCGCCGTGTCAACTACTCCAAGGAGTCGCTCGTCGCCAATGTTGCTCGCCTCCAGGACTACAAGGCTCGCCTGATCCTCTTCCCCCGCAAGAGCGGTCAGTTCAAGAAGCTTGACTCTTCCGCTGAGGAGGTCAACGCTGCCAAGGCTGCTTTCGCCGAGGGCAAGACCGAGGGCTTCGCCACCCGTGTCGGTGGTGCCCTCCCCATCAAGAACGCCACTCTCGCTGAGGCCGTCACCGAGGTCAAGCGTGACGACCTCCCCAAGGGTGAGGAGGCTGCTTACCGCCGGCTGCGTGAGGCCCGCAGCGAGGCTCGCTACAAGGGTATCCGGGAGAAGCGTGCTAAGGCCAAGGCTGATGAGGAGTCTGCCGCCAAGAAATAG
- a CDS encoding DUF3245 domain-containing protein (COG:S;~EggNog:ENOG410PZCG;~InterPro:IPR021641;~PFAM:PF11595) — MSTSKSETDIILNKANVALARSQRLVASWLPAPTTDDQANSKKTEEELQREEDEIFTAVPETLGVGAPLPTKAVDGSWNRTELDSNDKLRKQLLGRNYQKVMAAKKASTAKGGGNDAAAASINPTKNGVAKTEEEDDDDEEEGRTAAIGKKKAMSAKKRKAPEPQAQTGSETVGGESGESKQTSDVGDGTEGKADQLDKQPGASSRPARGRKKGTSFLDEILAERSKKRKKR, encoded by the exons ATGTCAACATCAAAATCAGAAACAGACATTATCCTAAATAAGGCCAACGTAGCGCTAGCTCGGAGCCAGCGTCTCGTTGCCTCATGGCTACCTGCACCGACGACAGACGATCAAGCGAACAGCAAGAAAACCGAAGAGGAATTACAgcgagaagaggatgagattTTCACGGCGGTTCCGGAGAC ATTAGGAGTCGGTGCACCACTCCCTACTAAAGCCGTGGACGGAAGTTGGAATCGGACCGAATTGGATTCCAATGACAAATTACGGAAACAGCTCTTGGGAAGGAATTATCAGAAGGTTATGGCTGCGAAGAAGGCTTCGACTGCGAAGGGAGGCGGTAacgatgctgctgctgcgtcaATAAATCCCACTAAGAATGGGGTGGCGAaaacggaagaagaggatgatgatgacgaggaagagggacggACGGCGGCgatagggaagaagaaagctaTGTCAGCGAAAAAGCGCAAGGCGCCTGAACCGCAAGCTCAGACGGGATCCGAGACGGTTGGAGGTGAATCCGGAGAATCAAAGCAGACGAGTGATGTCGGTGATGGCACTGAAGGCAAAGCCGATCAGTTGGACAAGCAACCGGGAGCTTCATCACGGCCCGCtagggggagaaagaaggggacGAGCTTCTTGGATGAGATCCTGGCTGAGcggtcgaagaagagaaagaagaggtaA
- a CDS encoding F-box domain protein (COG:S;~EggNog:ENOG410PTR7;~InterPro:IPR015943,IPR001810,IPR036047;~PFAM:PF12937,PF00646;~go_function: GO:0005515 - protein binding [Evidence IEA]): MTADASSIQQIITLFTHLNTSSARQDAYHRILDLLNPHEWRDVQKRTSQRSFQMDILAESPPEIAVQIAQYLDLSDLHILHRVSRKWRQLLSSELIQGAVYQQYTGHVLAAEHGPADHFTQYAKYRIRLERGLPICNLQASNLFPTDGSKLECLDYANGRCAWLDNGTHVVVHDLCKRSTQRFCTENRDSFWDLRLSDSMVVAISARAYCHAWNLETEEHASFRIPAFSFRIFVVNGLKVALSINHCSAAGDEENKIYYWDMGSRAARTIEVPSHLALIGLQPSTNSVTTLLLEKGDDPMNVHHSPWDRLRVVKHTFDDYGRITSPFPPYTLHLPSPIQPDWSIADISNSSASNLAVFVCKPPSQLNTPSSTTTASNLHHVLVVSYDPQRDKIHMHTLLQEECTPYFPFCTTVLDGDLLYYVKSDRGKPAIWIFNPASRIPHRPAKSMSLGLPREASDGIYSNLFTLRGDRDFILLLHEIDVKVWRFKDVHPPESTNLALPAA; encoded by the exons ATGACCGCCGATGCCTCTTCTATACAGCAAATCATCACCCTCTTCACTCATCTGAATACGAGCTCAGCTCGACAGGATGC GTATCATCGCATTCTAGACCTATTGAACCCCCATGAATGGCGCGATGTACAAAAGCGCACCAGTCAGCGCTCCTTTCAAATGGATATTCTAGCGGAATCCCCCCCAGAAATCGCAGTTCAAATCGCTCAGTATCTCGACCTTTCTGACCTCCATATCCTCCACAGA GTCTCTAGAAAGTGGCGCCAGCTACTCTCGTCAGAATTGATCCAGGGTGCTGTATACCAGCAATACACAGGGCATGTGCTTGCAGCGGAACATGGCCCAGCTGACCACTTCACCCAATATGCCAAGTATAGAATCCGTCTGGAGCGTGGTCTACCCATCTGCAATCTCCAGGCTTCCAACCTCTTTCCGACAGATGGCTCAAAGCTTGAATGCCTGGATTACGCCAATGGAAGGTGTGCTTGGCTAGACAACGGCACCCATGTCGTCGTGCACGATCTCTGCAAGCGCTCCACCCAGCGGTTCTGTACGGAGAATCGAGATTCGTTCTGGGATTTGCGTCTCTCCGATTCCATGGTGGTCGCAATCAGCGCGCGTGC ATACTGCCACGCCTGGAACCTCGAGACGGAAGAACACGCCTCGTTCCGTATCCCCGCTTTCAGCTTTCGGATCTTCGTTGTTAATGGTCTCAAGGTTGCTCTGAGTATCAATCACTGTTCTGCAGCTGGTGACGAGGAGAACAAGATCTATTACTGGGACATGGGCTCGCGAGCTGCTCGTACCATCGAAGTACCTTCCCACCTGGCATTGATAGGCCTGCAACCCAGCACCAACAGCGTGACCACTCTCCTCCTCGAAAAAGGAGATGATCCCATGAACGTTCACCATTCGCCTTGGGACAGACTACGTGTCGTAAAGCACACCTTTGATGACTACGGCCGCATCACCAGTCCATTTCCCCCCTATACACTACACTTACCGTCCCCCATTCAACCCGACTGGAGCATTGCCGATATATCAAATAGTTCTGCTAGCAACTTAGCTGTCTTTGTCTGCAAACCGCCGTCTCAACTCAATACACCGTCGTCGACAACGACAGCGTCCAACTTGCACCATGTCCTTGTAGTTTCATACGACCCGCAGCGGGACAAAATCCACATGCACACATTGCTCCAGGAAGAATGCACACCTTACTTCCCCTTTTGCACGACCGTGCTGGACGGCGATCTTCTCTACTATGTGAAGAGCGATAGGGGGAAACCGGCTATCTGGATCTTCAACCCAGCGTCCCGGATCCCTCATCGCCCGGCCAAATCCATGAGTCTCGGGCTGCCCCGAGAAGCCTCGGACGGCATTTACTCGAACCTCTTCACTCTCCGCGGCGATAGGGACTTCATTCTCCTGCTCCACGAAATCGATGTAAAAGTGTGGCGGTTCAAGGACGTACATCCTCCAGAGTCTACCAATCTGGCGCTTCCAGCAGCGTGA